In one Polaribacter sp. ALD11 genomic region, the following are encoded:
- a CDS encoding glycosyltransferase, producing MITASIVLFNENLETLKKTVDSFLKTPLKKKLYLIDNSSDNSLKNHFKKAEVEYIFVGNNIGFGRAHNLVLDKISSQFHLILNPDVIFSSEVIPNLIKALENNSEVSFVTPKVLYPTKEMQYVCRRHPTFFDLINRKLKISKSQIIKNEYQDDNLEKSLYPDFIHGCFMLFKTADFISLTGFDERYFLYMEDADICRKIKKTKKKILYFPNVEITHQHQKGSSKNIKLFLYHLSSALKYFTKWGF from the coding sequence ATGATAACCGCTTCCATTGTTTTATTTAACGAAAACTTAGAAACACTAAAAAAAACGGTAGACTCTTTTTTAAAAACTCCTTTAAAAAAGAAATTGTATTTAATCGATAATTCATCGGATAATAGCTTAAAAAACCATTTTAAAAAGGCTGAAGTAGAATATATTTTTGTTGGTAATAATATTGGTTTTGGTAGAGCTCACAACCTAGTTTTAGATAAGATTAGTTCACAATTTCATTTAATTTTAAATCCAGATGTTATTTTTTCTTCAGAAGTAATTCCGAATTTGATAAAAGCCTTAGAAAATAATTCTGAAGTTTCTTTTGTAACGCCTAAAGTATTGTACCCAACAAAAGAAATGCAATACGTTTGCAGAAGACACCCAACTTTTTTTGATTTGATCAATAGAAAATTGAAGATTTCTAAAAGTCAAATTATAAAAAATGAATATCAGGATGATAATCTTGAGAAATCGTTGTACCCAGATTTTATACATGGATGTTTTATGCTTTTTAAAACAGCAGATTTTATAAGCCTTACCGGTTTTGATGAACGCTATTTCTTATACATGGAGGATGCTGATATTTGTAGAAAAATTAAAAAAACGAAAAAAAAAATACTGTACTTTCCAAATGTAGAAATTACACATCAACATCAAAAAGGGTCATCAAAAAATATAAAATTATTTTTGTATCACCTTTCATCTGCATTAAAATATTTTACAAAATGGGGTTTTTAA
- a CDS encoding undecaprenyl-phosphate glucose phosphotransferase — translation MKKRYSFLIRPLQIILDVFVINIIVYLIFDKEYLNTSFLSYISFFWLIISYFFGFYKVYRYTSILRVFTLLGKQFSIFILGYFAYFGVFREGDIVHNQFLILFSIILSISTVKFMWLLLLKKYRALGNNFRTTIVVGFDDSANNIIKLFESKSNLGYKYLGFFSDKPYKNNNYLGDLENVFKYVKENVVDEIYCSLTSLSKDQIKNINKFAIDENIVLKLIPNSSELYSKNQSVEYYDDAIMVLNVNKLPFEFAENFYIKRVFDILFSLFVIVFILSWLLPILWVLVKLESKGPLIFKQGREGINGSEFICYKFRSMKVNEQSDKIHATKNDVRVTRIGAFLRKTSMDELPQFFNVLLGNMSVVGPRPHLESLSLEYQKDVDDYLKRHIVKPGITGLAQISGYRGEIKRKTDIKNRVRLDIFYIENWSFFLDIKIIIQTVLNVFKGEEKAY, via the coding sequence TTGAAAAAAAGATACTCTTTCTTAATTAGGCCTTTGCAAATAATATTAGATGTTTTTGTTATTAATATTATAGTATATTTAATCTTTGATAAAGAGTATTTAAACACTTCTTTTTTATCTTATATTTCCTTTTTTTGGCTGATTATCTCTTATTTTTTTGGCTTTTATAAAGTATACCGATATACAAGTATTCTAAGAGTTTTTACGCTCTTAGGAAAACAATTTTCAATTTTTATTTTAGGGTATTTTGCATATTTTGGTGTTTTTCGAGAAGGAGATATTGTTCATAATCAGTTTTTAATTTTATTTTCTATTATTTTAAGTATTTCTACAGTTAAATTTATGTGGCTTTTGTTATTAAAAAAATATAGAGCACTTGGTAATAATTTTAGAACAACTATTGTTGTTGGTTTTGATGATTCTGCAAATAATATTATTAAACTTTTTGAAAGTAAATCTAATTTAGGATATAAGTACTTAGGTTTCTTTTCTGATAAACCTTATAAGAATAACAATTATTTAGGAGACTTAGAAAATGTTTTTAAATATGTTAAAGAGAATGTTGTAGATGAAATCTATTGTTCTCTAACCTCTTTAAGTAAAGATCAAATAAAAAATATTAATAAGTTTGCTATTGATGAAAATATTGTTTTAAAATTGATACCTAATTCCAGTGAATTGTATAGTAAAAACCAAAGTGTAGAGTATTATGATGATGCTATAATGGTTTTAAATGTAAATAAACTTCCTTTTGAATTTGCTGAAAATTTTTATATAAAGAGAGTTTTTGATATATTATTCTCTCTATTTGTAATTGTCTTTATTTTGTCTTGGTTATTGCCAATTTTGTGGGTTTTAGTAAAGTTAGAATCAAAAGGGCCTTTAATATTTAAACAAGGTAGAGAGGGTATAAATGGAAGTGAGTTTATATGTTATAAATTTAGATCTATGAAAGTTAATGAACAATCTGATAAAATTCATGCAACCAAGAATGATGTTAGAGTTACTAGGATAGGTGCGTTTTTAAGGAAAACTAGTATGGATGAATTACCTCAGTTTTTTAATGTCTTGTTAGGCAACATGAGTGTTGTTGGTCCAAGACCACATTTAGAAAGCCTTTCTTTAGAATATCAAAAAGATGTAGATGATTATTTAAAAAGACATATTGTTAAACCAGGTATCACAGGTTTGGCACAAATAAGTGGCTATAGAGGAGAGATAAAGAGAAAAACAGATATAAAAAACAGAGTACGTTTAGATATATTTTATATCGAAAACTGGTCTTTTTTCTTAGATATTAAAATTATTATTCAAACTGTTTTAAATGTTTTTAAAGGAGAAGAAAAAGCTTATTAG
- a CDS encoding glycosyltransferase, with product MKVAIIHYWFITRRGGEKVVESILKIYPEADIYTLFYDIDTYGDYLKGHNIYTSKYNTPFFRKHYQKIFPLYPSAVKSLKLKEDYDLIISSESGPAKGIKINKKAKHICYIHSPMRYCWGYTDTYLKSINPFLRPIANFFFNRLKNWDKTTIENVELYIANSLNVAKRVQHFYNKEAKVVYPPIAQNLFKKPLNLKIKKEYFLSFGAITPYKKVDLLVDCFNKNGEKLIIIGNGSEKEKLVRKANKNIQFKGFLEASELEHYIQKSKALVFPGEEDFGMIPLEVMSFGIPVIAYKKGGALETVVENKDNIQESSGIFFEEQNLKSLQNALDFFKTIEKHFNPLWIRNHAKKFEEQNFLKHFKYEVKKMLQTKEN from the coding sequence ATGAAGGTTGCAATAATACATTATTGGTTTATTACTAGAAGAGGTGGAGAGAAAGTGGTAGAGTCTATCTTAAAAATTTATCCAGAAGCAGATATATACACACTGTTTTATGATATAGACACTTATGGAGACTATTTAAAAGGACATAATATATATACTTCTAAATACAATACTCCTTTTTTTAGAAAACATTATCAGAAAATATTTCCTCTTTATCCCTCTGCAGTAAAATCATTAAAACTTAAAGAAGACTATGATTTGATTATATCTTCAGAATCTGGTCCTGCAAAAGGAATTAAAATTAATAAGAAAGCGAAACATATTTGTTACATACACAGCCCTATGAGGTATTGTTGGGGTTATACAGATACATACTTAAAATCGATAAACCCTTTTCTTAGGCCTATTGCAAATTTCTTTTTTAATAGATTAAAAAATTGGGACAAAACAACAATTGAAAATGTAGAATTGTACATCGCAAACTCACTTAATGTGGCAAAAAGAGTACAACACTTTTATAATAAGGAAGCGAAAGTAGTTTACCCTCCAATTGCACAAAACCTATTTAAAAAACCATTAAATTTAAAAATTAAGAAAGAATATTTTTTAAGTTTTGGGGCAATAACTCCATATAAAAAAGTAGATTTGTTAGTGGATTGTTTTAATAAAAATGGTGAAAAGCTAATTATTATTGGAAATGGATCAGAAAAAGAGAAACTAGTTAGAAAAGCGAATAAGAATATTCAATTTAAAGGTTTTTTAGAAGCATCTGAATTGGAACATTATATTCAGAAATCGAAAGCATTGGTTTTTCCTGGTGAAGAAGATTTTGGCATGATACCTTTAGAAGTCATGTCATTTGGCATACCAGTAATTGCTTATAAAAAAGGAGGGGCTTTAGAGACGGTGGTAGAGAATAAAGATAATATCCAAGAATCTTCAGGAATATTTTTTGAAGAACAAAACTTGAAGTCTTTACAAAATGCTTTAGATTTTTTTAAGACAATAGAAAAACATTTTAATCCTTTATGGATTAGAAATCACGCAAAAAAATTTGAAGAACAGAATTTTCTGAAGCACTTTAAGTATGAAGTAAAGAAAATGTTACAAACAAAAGAAAATTGA
- a CDS encoding O-antigen ligase family protein, whose amino-acid sequence MKTISLKNIWTLVLSLIAAFPLLPKVVESILMIVFFILSIILYFKRDKGILKHNNNLKDILLLSSLFVIYLLSSLYSDNYVESLRFIILAAPILMFPLCLGFFYDTEISSKQFRRIKIVYITSLFLSLLITHFHLSYTVTDTISNWNYRNLFEDYTRVHGTYYSLWIGFGILILINEIFKKKRSNRIFYYLPFLVLIGYFFYWQITIAARLPLFITSILGMLYIVKQLKKTHRLLIISLFGFACVFYIFLKFDSIKSKIKFDLPEGKYALQHKDMTSEEIRTGIYYCSTSLIKNSLLFGYGVGDVNDQLNICYKQKIKSDVYQLFHYNSHNQYFQVFLAAGLFGILFFFFNIFNIFNISIRNKDELFIMFNLLLFTGFLTENILSRHDGVIFYSYFVNLFYFQKRKR is encoded by the coding sequence ATGAAAACGATAAGTTTAAAAAATATATGGACTCTAGTTTTATCTCTAATAGCTGCATTTCCTCTTCTACCAAAAGTGGTTGAAAGTATTTTAATGATTGTTTTTTTTATTTTATCTATTATCTTGTATTTTAAAAGAGATAAAGGAATTCTAAAACACAATAATAACCTTAAAGATATCCTTTTATTATCCTCATTGTTTGTTATATACTTGTTAAGTAGTTTGTATAGTGATAACTATGTAGAAAGTCTAAGATTTATCATTTTGGCAGCACCTATTTTAATGTTTCCTTTATGTTTAGGGTTCTTTTATGATACAGAAATTTCTTCTAAACAGTTTAGAAGAATTAAGATTGTTTATATTACCTCACTTTTTTTGTCATTACTAATAACTCATTTTCACCTAAGTTATACAGTAACCGATACTATTTCTAATTGGAATTATAGGAATCTATTTGAAGACTATACTAGAGTTCATGGAACTTACTACTCACTGTGGATCGGTTTTGGAATATTAATTTTAATTAACGAAATCTTTAAGAAAAAGAGGTCTAATAGAATTTTCTATTATTTACCATTTCTAGTTTTAATTGGTTATTTTTTTTATTGGCAAATTACAATAGCTGCTAGACTACCATTATTTATTACTTCAATTTTAGGTATGTTGTATATAGTAAAACAACTAAAAAAAACACATAGATTGCTTATTATAAGCCTTTTCGGTTTTGCATGTGTGTTTTATATTTTTTTAAAATTCGATTCGATTAAAAGTAAAATTAAGTTTGACCTTCCTGAAGGTAAATATGCGTTACAACATAAAGATATGACAAGTGAAGAAATTAGGACAGGAATATACTACTGTTCTACTTCTTTAATTAAAAATTCATTATTGTTTGGTTATGGAGTTGGTGATGTAAATGATCAGCTTAATATTTGTTATAAGCAAAAAATTAAAAGTGATGTTTATCAATTATTTCATTATAATTCTCACAACCAGTATTTTCAAGTATTTTTAGCAGCTGGTCTTTTTGGTATTTTATTTTTCTTTTTTAATATTTTTAATATTTTTAATATTTCAATTAGAAATAAAGATGAATTATTTATTATGTTTAATTTGTTATTATTTACAGGTTTTTTAACAGAGAATATACTTAGTAGACATGATGGGGTAATATTTTATAGTTATTTTGTAAACCTATTTTATTTTCAAAAACGCAAACGTTAA
- a CDS encoding glycosyltransferase family 1 protein, translating into MKEKIVIDARMINNSGIGTYLKNIIPFFIDKFNVVLLGDKKQLVVFENKEKNNIISFSAKIYSIEEQLAFPFVIPSCNIFWSPHFNTPIFPTKAGKYITTIHDVNHLAFDGKINYLKKKYAKFLYLNALNKSDKIITVSNFSKNEIIRFLKPKNNCLNVIYGGVNASFFNTNNKDINFKLPEKYILFVGNVKPHKNLITLFEAYVKLPKNIKEKYQLLILGKKNGFITPDKKVFKFIEDNDLSKNIVFTGFVEDKFLPLIYKKAALFVFPSLYEGFGLPILESMASKTVVLSSSYASLPEVGQDCAIYFDPKNSVDLKEKIVEVLSNDTLRELYIGKGYIHSKKFSWKISAEKHINLFKTS; encoded by the coding sequence ATGAAAGAAAAAATTGTTATTGATGCTCGAATGATAAATAATTCAGGAATAGGAACCTATTTGAAGAATATTATTCCATTTTTTATAGATAAGTTTAACGTAGTATTACTTGGTGACAAAAAACAATTAGTAGTTTTTGAAAACAAAGAAAAAAATAATATTATAAGTTTTTCAGCAAAAATATATTCTATAGAAGAACAATTAGCATTTCCTTTTGTAATACCAAGCTGTAATATTTTTTGGTCACCTCATTTTAATACTCCTATCTTTCCGACGAAAGCAGGTAAATATATTACTACGATACATGATGTGAATCATTTAGCTTTCGATGGAAAAATAAATTATTTAAAGAAAAAATATGCAAAATTTTTATATTTAAATGCGTTAAATAAAAGTGATAAAATTATTACTGTTTCTAATTTTTCTAAAAATGAAATAATTAGGTTCCTAAAACCTAAAAATAACTGTTTAAATGTTATTTATGGAGGAGTAAATGCGTCTTTTTTTAACACTAATAATAAAGATATTAACTTTAAATTGCCTGAGAAATATATTCTTTTTGTAGGAAATGTAAAACCACACAAAAATTTAATAACGTTATTTGAAGCATATGTAAAACTGCCAAAAAATATTAAAGAGAAATATCAATTATTAATTTTAGGTAAGAAAAATGGCTTTATTACACCAGATAAAAAAGTTTTCAAATTTATTGAAGATAATGATCTTTCTAAGAATATTGTATTTACTGGTTTTGTAGAAGATAAATTTTTACCATTAATTTATAAAAAAGCAGCCCTTTTTGTTTTTCCTTCTTTATATGAAGGTTTTGGTTTGCCTATCTTAGAATCTATGGCTTCAAAAACGGTAGTTTTAAGCTCTAGCTATGCAAGTTTACCTGAGGTTGGTCAAGATTGTGCTATTTATTTCGATCCTAAAAACAGTGTAGACTTGAAAGAAAAAATTGTAGAAGTTTTAAGTAATGATACTTTAAGAGAATTATATATAGGAAAAGGATATATACACTCTAAAAAATTTTCTTGGAAAATTTCTGCAGAAAAACATATAAATTTATTTAAAACTTCATAG
- a CDS encoding oligosaccharide flippase family protein, translated as MKKYLSTIKNNDKDLFELIKKGGLNFIFYGLNLCIVYFLAILITKFYGAAAYGRYSIIKSLILVFIIFNTLGLNTFATKLSSDRNHFDKGLFKTDFFKKSYYILIFTSIIFTAILLVFKREIAISIFGDQNLEIYLTYFPFILVFAVFLNYNSNVLKGQGKILAFSIVSSFLNNLVFITALIFGYLFFSKSELFLVLSLFISFVIAFFASIFKILPIRYSKPYKESRYSMLLKESFPMMLSSSMIFIIFSVDTLMLGYFDSSENVGIYRIVTQVSGLNAIFLIIFGAVVGPKISNFFSEGRTSEIKPLIVKSSKIVLCVTFPILILILIFSKDILLFFGEEYLKAVEAVVILSICQFLYATSGFVDLILNMTGKQKVFGIITFLAATINIILNLILIPKYGITGAAISTGFSILLTNGLGIIYVKKNYNFLPFYIPFVKTK; from the coding sequence ATGAAAAAGTATCTAAGCACAATTAAAAATAATGACAAAGACTTATTTGAGCTAATTAAAAAAGGAGGGTTAAATTTTATTTTTTATGGTTTAAATTTATGTATCGTTTATTTTTTGGCAATACTTATTACAAAATTTTACGGAGCAGCGGCTTATGGGCGCTATTCAATCATAAAGTCATTAATTTTAGTTTTCATAATTTTTAATACTTTAGGTTTAAATACATTTGCCACAAAACTTTCATCAGATAGAAATCATTTTGATAAGGGACTTTTTAAAACTGACTTTTTTAAGAAATCGTACTACATACTAATTTTTACTTCAATAATTTTCACTGCAATTCTATTGGTATTTAAGAGGGAAATTGCAATCTCAATATTTGGAGATCAGAATTTGGAAATCTATTTAACTTACTTTCCATTTATTCTTGTATTTGCAGTGTTTTTGAACTATAATAGTAATGTTTTAAAAGGACAAGGGAAAATTTTAGCATTCTCTATTGTTAGTTCATTTTTAAACAACTTAGTTTTTATAACGGCCCTAATATTTGGGTATCTTTTTTTCTCTAAAAGCGAACTATTTTTGGTTCTAAGCCTATTTATAAGTTTTGTTATTGCTTTTTTTGCATCAATCTTTAAAATTTTGCCTATTCGCTATTCTAAGCCTTATAAAGAGAGTAGATATAGTATGCTTTTGAAAGAAAGCTTTCCAATGATGCTAAGTTCATCAATGATTTTTATAATTTTTTCTGTAGATACTTTAATGTTAGGCTACTTTGATTCTAGTGAAAATGTAGGGATATATAGAATTGTTACTCAAGTTTCTGGTCTAAATGCAATCTTTTTAATCATTTTTGGGGCGGTTGTTGGTCCTAAAATATCAAATTTCTTTTCAGAAGGAAGAACCTCTGAAATTAAACCGCTAATAGTAAAATCTTCTAAAATTGTACTTTGTGTTACTTTTCCAATTTTAATCTTAATTCTAATTTTTTCAAAAGATATATTACTTTTTTTTGGAGAAGAGTACTTAAAGGCTGTCGAGGCAGTTGTAATACTTTCTATCTGTCAATTTCTGTATGCGACTTCTGGTTTTGTAGATTTAATTTTAAATATGACAGGGAAACAGAAGGTTTTTGGAATAATAACATTCTTAGCCGCTACCATAAACATTATTCTTAATTTAATATTGATTCCAAAATATGGTATAACAGGTGCTGCTATTTCTACTGGCTTTTCAATATTATTAACTAATGGATTGGGTATAATTTATGTGAAAAAGAATTATAATTTTTTACCTTTTTATATACCATTTGTTAAAACAAAATAG
- the rfbC gene encoding dTDP-4-dehydrorhamnose 3,5-epimerase: MKVIETFLKGCFIIEPKIFGDNRGSFFEVFNKKIFKEETGLDIDFVQDNQSTSQKGVLRGLHMQKGAFGQAKLVRVVKGKVLDVAVDVRKDSPTYRKHFSIELSEENNKQLFVPRGFLHGFITLEDNTIFSYKCDNYYNKESEIGVTYNDLDLNIDWILKEEEIITSVKDGKLE; encoded by the coding sequence ATGAAAGTAATAGAAACATTTCTAAAAGGTTGTTTTATCATAGAACCAAAAATTTTTGGAGATAACAGAGGAAGTTTTTTCGAGGTATTTAATAAGAAAATATTTAAAGAAGAAACAGGTCTAGATATCGATTTTGTACAAGACAATCAATCGACTTCTCAGAAAGGAGTATTAAGAGGTTTGCACATGCAAAAAGGAGCATTTGGGCAAGCAAAACTGGTGAGAGTTGTAAAAGGAAAAGTCTTAGATGTAGCGGTTGATGTAAGAAAAGATTCCCCAACTTACAGAAAACATTTTTCAATAGAATTATCTGAAGAAAATAACAAACAACTGTTTGTGCCTAGAGGCTTTTTACATGGTTTTATAACTTTAGAAGACAATACCATTTTTTCTTATAAGTGCGATAATTATTATAATAAGGAATCTGAAATTGGAGTTACTTATAATGATTTAGATTTGAATATTGATTGGATATTGAAAGAAGAGGAAATTATTACTTCTGTTAAAGACGGAAAACTTGAATAA
- a CDS encoding type IX secretion system membrane protein PorP/SprF — MRKIYIIFLCLISSLGLFGQENNLPQYLNYMGDSPFIITPAYAGIGSGLRVRVNGMSQWLGVKNAPETASVSIENRIGDRFGTGLVVFNDKNGNTSQQGVKLTFASHLTLSRFNDSFFSFGLTYSYNMFKIDTGKFSSPDSSVSDNRNINSSNFDVSFLYRFNHFGTSLNISNLLNKDKNRYLNGEPLVSRRYSSFSYYIFNKFSADYELEPSIFIEHFEADKRSRTDLNIKLRKKTSNGYIWAGLSYNFLNDQFFTPNSIAPIVGVKRGDLYLSYGFGINTNKIQAFNVGSHMITIGFDFVRSASAARCTQKYYIFQ; from the coding sequence ATGAGGAAAATATATATAATTTTTTTATGCTTAATAAGCAGTTTAGGTTTATTTGGTCAGGAAAATAACTTGCCTCAATACCTTAACTACATGGGGGATAGCCCTTTTATTATTACGCCTGCATATGCAGGAATAGGTTCTGGGTTAAGAGTTAGAGTAAACGGAATGTCTCAATGGTTAGGGGTTAAAAATGCACCAGAAACAGCTTCAGTTTCAATAGAAAATAGAATTGGAGATAGATTTGGTACCGGCCTAGTAGTATTTAATGATAAAAATGGAAACACCTCTCAGCAAGGTGTAAAGTTAACTTTTGCGAGCCACTTAACTTTAAGTAGGTTTAATGATAGTTTTTTCTCTTTTGGTCTTACTTATAGCTATAATATGTTTAAAATTGATACAGGTAAATTTTCTAGTCCAGATTCTTCTGTATCAGATAATAGGAACATAAATTCGTCTAATTTTGATGTAAGTTTTCTATATAGATTTAACCACTTTGGTACCAGTTTAAATATTTCTAATCTCTTAAATAAAGATAAGAATAGGTATCTAAATGGAGAGCCTTTGGTTTCACGAAGGTATTCTTCATTTAGTTATTACATTTTTAATAAATTTTCTGCCGATTATGAATTAGAGCCTTCTATTTTTATTGAACATTTTGAGGCTGATAAAAGATCTAGAACAGATCTTAATATTAAACTTAGAAAAAAAACAAGCAATGGATATATTTGGGCGGGTCTTAGTTATAACTTTTTAAATGATCAATTTTTTACACCAAATAGTATTGCGCCAATAGTGGGGGTAAAAAGAGGCGATTTATATCTTTCTTATGGCTTTGGTATTAATACAAACAAAATACAAGCCTTTAATGTTGGTTCTCATATGATTACTATAGGTTTCGACTTTGTTAGAAGTGCGAGTGCAGCAAGATGTACTCAGAAATACTATATTTTTCAGTAG